One window of the Actinomyces procaprae genome contains the following:
- a CDS encoding polyprenol monophosphomannose synthase — MKALVVIPTYNEIETLAGALDGVRRAVPAAHVLVVDDNSPDGTGRLADARAQADDHIHVLHRTEKNGLGPAYLAGFSWGLASGYELICEMDADGSHRPEDLALLIQRAEMADAPDLVIGSRWVSGGATSGWDARRVALSRGGNLYINAMLGLRVKDATAGFRVYRADSLRRLSLGEVEALGYGFQVNMTKLVADAGGRIVEMPITFHEREAGQSKLSGGIFSEELALVTKWGLAKRGSQLADLAASAGRSARDALLRARTPKQRAQKRSR, encoded by the coding sequence GTGAAGGCACTGGTGGTCATCCCCACCTACAACGAGATCGAGACTCTCGCCGGAGCCTTGGACGGGGTACGCCGCGCGGTTCCGGCCGCGCACGTCCTGGTCGTGGACGATAACTCGCCCGATGGCACCGGGCGCCTCGCCGACGCCCGCGCACAGGCGGATGACCACATCCACGTGCTGCACCGCACCGAGAAGAACGGGCTCGGACCGGCGTACCTGGCGGGCTTCTCCTGGGGGCTGGCCTCCGGGTATGAGCTGATCTGCGAGATGGACGCCGATGGCTCCCACCGTCCGGAGGACCTGGCGCTGCTGATCCAGCGCGCCGAGATGGCGGACGCACCGGATCTGGTGATCGGCTCCCGCTGGGTGTCGGGAGGGGCGACCTCCGGCTGGGACGCTCGCCGGGTGGCGCTGTCGCGCGGCGGCAACCTGTACATCAACGCCATGCTGGGCCTGCGGGTGAAGGATGCGACGGCGGGCTTCCGCGTGTACCGGGCGGACTCCCTGCGGCGGCTGAGCCTGGGGGAGGTCGAGGCGCTCGGCTACGGCTTCCAGGTCAATATGACCAAGCTGGTCGCGGACGCCGGCGGCCGCATCGTGGAGATGCCCATCACCTTCCACGAGCGTGAGGCCGGACAGTCCAAGCTCTCCGGCGGGATCTTCTCCGAGGAGCTGGCGCTGGTCACCAAGTGGGGGCTCGCCAAGCGCGGATCACAGCTGGCCGACCTGGCCGCATCGGCGGGAAGGTCGGCTCGCGACGCCCTTCTAAGGGCGCGTACGCCCAAGCAGCGCGCTCAGAAGCGTTCGCGGTAG
- the lnt gene encoding apolipoprotein N-acyltransferase, translated as MRHGLRLLTPLLASGCAGLAVWAAFPPVGAWWAAPLGLALLVLALRGRGTWAGAGLGLVFGLALFTPLLHFAAVAMGNPIGWAALTVVEALYLAALGAAWALISRIGRLEEPGALALLARISAFTVLWCGVEELRSAWPWGGFPFGRLAFAMADAPLLPFAAYGGTVGLSALVALAGAGLAETVAALRRRRALNGLLAAALAGLVVFAPVLAPVDGVAQNGTLRVGAVQGNVAEEFEDAFSRALEVTGNHAEATRTLAQDVGRGTLDVVVWPENAADLDPRDYPASAALVDSAAQAVGAPLLVGVVPYADGVRYNDTVVWTPGVGAGEYYRKHRPVPFAEYIPLREQLRHLTDQVDRIGTDMAPGTGPQVLTVHAAVQDRDVRLAMGICFEVAYEDTLRAGVEQGGEAIIIPTNNASFLHSSEAEQQLAQSRVQAVIHGRALVQVSTVGVTAIINPRGGVEQRTQAYTQASLVADVPLRTSITVADRLGSLPGLTAQVAALLLTAAGMVSGMSRIGRRRRRRP; from the coding sequence ATGAGGCACGGCCTACGCCTCCTGACACCGCTGCTCGCCTCCGGATGCGCCGGCCTGGCCGTGTGGGCCGCCTTCCCGCCCGTCGGTGCCTGGTGGGCCGCCCCGCTCGGGCTCGCCCTGCTGGTCTTGGCGCTGCGCGGCCGCGGCACCTGGGCGGGAGCCGGACTCGGCCTGGTGTTCGGCCTGGCCCTGTTCACCCCGCTGCTGCACTTCGCGGCGGTGGCCATGGGCAATCCGATCGGCTGGGCCGCCCTGACCGTCGTGGAGGCGCTCTACCTGGCGGCCCTCGGCGCTGCCTGGGCGCTCATCAGTCGAATCGGACGTCTCGAGGAGCCCGGCGCCCTTGCCCTGCTGGCGCGCATATCTGCCTTCACCGTGCTCTGGTGCGGGGTGGAGGAGCTGCGCTCGGCCTGGCCGTGGGGCGGCTTCCCCTTCGGACGGCTTGCCTTCGCCATGGCCGACGCACCCCTGCTGCCCTTCGCCGCCTACGGCGGCACCGTCGGGCTCAGCGCCCTGGTGGCGCTGGCGGGCGCGGGCCTGGCGGAGACCGTCGCCGCGCTGCGCCGACGCCGCGCGCTCAACGGGCTCCTGGCGGCGGCGCTCGCAGGCCTCGTCGTCTTCGCACCCGTCCTGGCGCCGGTGGACGGCGTCGCCCAGAACGGCACACTGCGCGTGGGCGCGGTACAGGGTAACGTCGCCGAGGAGTTCGAGGACGCCTTCAGCCGGGCCCTGGAGGTCACCGGGAACCACGCCGAGGCAACCCGCACGCTCGCGCAGGACGTTGGGCGGGGGACACTCGACGTCGTCGTCTGGCCCGAGAACGCCGCAGACCTGGATCCGCGGGACTACCCTGCCTCTGCGGCGCTGGTGGACTCCGCCGCCCAGGCGGTTGGGGCTCCGCTACTCGTCGGGGTCGTTCCCTATGCGGACGGCGTGCGCTACAACGACACGGTGGTGTGGACGCCCGGCGTCGGCGCGGGGGAGTACTACCGCAAGCACCGCCCGGTGCCCTTCGCCGAGTACATTCCCCTGCGTGAGCAGCTGCGACACCTGACTGATCAGGTCGACCGCATCGGCACGGATATGGCCCCGGGCACCGGCCCGCAGGTACTGACCGTTCACGCCGCCGTGCAGGACCGCGACGTCAGGCTCGCCATGGGCATCTGCTTCGAAGTCGCCTACGAGGACACCCTGCGCGCAGGGGTCGAGCAGGGCGGCGAGGCGATCATCATCCCCACGAACAACGCCAGCTTCCTGCACTCCTCCGAGGCGGAGCAACAGCTGGCTCAGAGCCGGGTCCAGGCCGTGATTCACGGGCGCGCCCTGGTGCAGGTATCCACCGTGGGGGTGACCGCAATCATCAACCCCCGGGGTGGCGTCGAGCAGCGCACGCAGGCGTATACGCAGGCGTCCTTGGTCGCCGATGTGCCGCTGCGCACCTCGATCACCGTCGCAGACCGCCTGGGCTCCCTGCCCGGACTCACCGCACAGGTGGCCGCCCTCCTGCTCACCGCTGCCGGTATGGTTTCCGGTATGTCACGAATCGGGCGCCGTCGACGCCGTCGGCCGTGA
- a CDS encoding DEAD/DEAH box helicase, translating into MSSPAERYAAARRRQAESRTELARFAATYAFPLDDFQNDACRALEAGDGVLVAAPTGAGKTVVGEFAVHLALVKGLKAFYTTPIKALSNQKYLDLVTRHGADRVGLLTGDTSINPHADVIVMTTEVLRNMLYSGARDLDRLGYVVMDEVHYLADRFRGPVWEEVIIHLAPEVQVVSLSATVSNAEEFGDWLGQVRGRTAVVVSEHRPVPLTQHMMVGRRLLPLYSAPAAPASAGPGDALTPTGRPPLNPDLLNAVRDARRAAAGEYPGPGASGGRRRPPSRQGGRWSRGGGGRPRPQRSGDGGARNARLRPPSRSTVIGALQRADLLPAIVFVFSRAGCENAVREAISRGVDLTSREEARRIREIIERRTAEIPAGDLGVLGFHAWANALTRGVAAHHAGLLPVFKETVEELFAANLVKVVYATETLSLGINMPARTVVLESLRKWNGSAHVSLTPGEYTQLTGRAGRRGIDVEGHAVVLATDDAEPAFVSSLASRRTYPLVSAFRPSYNMAVNLLGRMPRARAREVLESSFAQFQADRGVVELAAEVRRKRRRLDSLEQQMACHLGDFSEYALLRRRISDAEADQSRGNRAARRSEASRSIEALDRGDVVLFRIGRRHRHGVVVSQGGDHTGEPRLTVVGEDRRVHTLTPDNAPDGVMRVGSLPVSEHLDVRRPRERDRLADSLLEALRAGDLDADTGRGSRRGRRPEEDAGRRLERLRHEMRAHPCHACPHREEHARVGRRWVRTREELDRIQARVDKRTGTIARQFDAVCRVLLELGYLEPADRGPQDGELRVTAAGRVLARVYAERDLLVAECLQHGLWEGLGSADLAGAVSACVYEPRLTASSLGLPAAPGSRLGEVLRRELTVSRRISDLEALERVEPSTGAEPALAAAVRDWAEGADLAAMLEDTDLTAGDFVRWCKQLLDVLGQLATITSGAGTGKRTGLAALAVTAAEACLDVNRGVVSWSSV; encoded by the coding sequence ATGAGCTCACCCGCAGAACGCTACGCCGCCGCACGCCGTCGTCAGGCGGAATCGCGCACCGAGCTCGCCCGCTTCGCCGCCACCTACGCCTTTCCCCTCGACGACTTCCAGAATGACGCCTGCCGCGCTCTGGAGGCGGGAGACGGCGTACTGGTGGCCGCGCCCACCGGTGCCGGCAAGACCGTGGTGGGGGAGTTCGCCGTCCACCTGGCCCTGGTGAAGGGGCTCAAGGCCTTCTACACCACTCCCATCAAGGCGCTGTCCAACCAGAAGTACCTGGATCTGGTCACCAGGCACGGCGCCGACCGGGTAGGGCTGCTCACCGGAGACACCTCCATCAACCCGCATGCCGACGTGATCGTCATGACCACCGAGGTGCTGCGCAACATGCTCTACTCCGGGGCCCGCGACCTGGACCGGCTCGGCTACGTGGTCATGGATGAGGTCCACTACCTGGCGGACCGATTCCGGGGCCCGGTGTGGGAGGAGGTCATCATCCACCTCGCGCCGGAGGTGCAGGTGGTCTCCCTGTCTGCAACGGTGTCCAACGCGGAGGAGTTCGGCGACTGGCTTGGGCAGGTGCGCGGGCGCACCGCCGTCGTCGTCTCCGAGCACCGTCCGGTACCGCTGACTCAGCACATGATGGTTGGGCGGCGCCTGCTGCCGCTGTACTCGGCTCCGGCGGCCCCCGCCTCAGCGGGCCCGGGGGACGCGCTAACGCCGACCGGCCGGCCACCGCTGAACCCCGACCTTCTGAACGCGGTGAGGGATGCGCGTCGTGCTGCCGCGGGGGAGTATCCCGGACCTGGCGCTTCCGGGGGACGACGACGCCCGCCGTCCCGGCAGGGCGGCCGCTGGTCGCGTGGCGGCGGCGGGCGCCCGCGGCCCCAACGGAGCGGCGACGGCGGTGCCCGCAACGCCCGCCTGCGTCCGCCCTCACGCAGTACGGTTATCGGCGCGCTGCAACGCGCAGACCTGCTGCCGGCGATCGTGTTCGTCTTCTCCCGTGCCGGCTGCGAGAACGCAGTCCGTGAGGCGATCAGCCGCGGCGTGGACCTGACCAGCCGGGAGGAGGCGCGCCGAATCCGGGAGATCATTGAACGCCGCACCGCGGAGATTCCCGCCGGGGATCTGGGGGTGCTGGGATTCCATGCCTGGGCGAATGCGCTCACCCGCGGTGTGGCCGCCCACCACGCGGGCCTGCTGCCGGTCTTCAAGGAGACCGTGGAGGAGCTCTTCGCCGCGAACCTGGTCAAGGTCGTCTACGCCACCGAGACGCTGTCTCTGGGCATCAACATGCCCGCCCGCACGGTGGTACTGGAGTCGCTGCGCAAGTGGAACGGCTCGGCGCATGTGAGCCTGACACCGGGCGAGTACACGCAGCTGACCGGGCGCGCCGGCAGACGCGGCATCGACGTCGAGGGGCACGCCGTCGTCCTGGCCACCGACGATGCCGAACCCGCATTCGTCTCCTCACTCGCCTCCCGCCGCACCTACCCGCTGGTGTCCGCGTTCCGCCCCAGCTACAACATGGCCGTCAACCTGCTGGGGCGGATGCCGCGCGCCCGCGCCCGGGAGGTGCTGGAGTCCTCCTTCGCGCAGTTCCAGGCCGACCGCGGCGTGGTTGAGCTGGCCGCTGAGGTACGCCGCAAGCGCCGTCGGCTGGACTCGCTGGAGCAGCAGATGGCATGCCACCTGGGAGACTTCAGTGAGTACGCCCTGTTGCGCAGACGCATCAGCGACGCCGAGGCGGACCAGTCCCGCGGGAACCGAGCGGCCCGGCGCAGCGAGGCGAGCCGCTCCATCGAGGCGCTCGACCGCGGCGACGTGGTCCTGTTCCGGATCGGACGACGGCACCGGCACGGCGTCGTCGTATCCCAAGGCGGCGACCACACCGGGGAACCGCGGCTGACGGTGGTGGGCGAGGACCGGCGGGTGCACACGCTCACCCCGGACAATGCCCCTGACGGGGTTATGCGGGTCGGCTCACTGCCGGTGTCCGAGCACCTCGACGTACGCCGCCCGCGCGAGCGGGACCGGCTGGCGGACAGCCTCCTGGAGGCGCTGCGCGCCGGGGACCTCGATGCGGATACCGGGCGCGGCTCCCGCCGCGGACGCCGCCCGGAGGAGGACGCGGGGAGGCGTCTGGAGCGGCTGCGCCACGAGATGCGCGCCCACCCGTGCCACGCCTGCCCGCACCGGGAGGAGCATGCCCGCGTCGGCCGCCGCTGGGTGCGTACCCGGGAGGAGCTTGACCGCATTCAGGCCCGCGTGGACAAGCGGACCGGCACCATCGCCCGTCAGTTCGACGCGGTGTGCCGGGTGCTGCTGGAACTCGGATACCTGGAGCCCGCCGATCGCGGCCCCCAGGACGGCGAGCTGCGGGTTACTGCCGCCGGCAGGGTGCTGGCCCGGGTCTACGCCGAACGCGACCTGCTGGTCGCCGAGTGCCTGCAGCACGGACTGTGGGAGGGCCTGGGTTCGGCAGACCTGGCGGGGGCGGTGTCGGCATGCGTGTACGAGCCCCGTCTGACGGCGTCCTCGCTCGGCCTGCCCGCCGCTCCCGGGTCCCGACTGGGGGAGGTGCTGCGGCGCGAGCTGACGGTCTCCCGGCGCATCAGCGACCTGGAGGCCCTGGAGCGGGTGGAGCCCTCCACCGGTGCCGAGCCCGCCCTCGCGGCCGCAGTGCGGGACTGGGCCGAAGGCGCGGACCTGGCTGCAATGCTTGAGGACACTGACCTGACCGCCGGTGATTTCGTGCGCTGGTGCAAGCAGCTACTGGATGTGCTCGGCCAGCTGGCGACCATCACCTCCGGTGCGGGCACGGGGAAGCGGACCGGCCTGGCCGCACTGGCCGTGACCGCCGCCGAGGCCTGCCTGGACGTGAACAGGGGAGTGGTCAGTTGGTCCTCCGTATGA
- the tatC gene encoding twin-arginine translocase subunit TatC, with translation MPKLPGSKRRENPEAVMSIGEHLRELRNRLFVSAIGVTVMAIVGYFLYDAAYQFITHPVEVANARGANLNINFSTILSSFDMRLRISIWIGVLLSSPLWIYEFFAYVGPGMTRKEKAYTWVFGVVGLLLFAAGCALGMWIMPHAVVILTGFIPNTASSTGIMDASTYLSFVLRLVLAFGAAFLLPEIMVALNRLGVMKGRTMLKGWRWAVVGIFTFMAFANPLPDPWSMIFMAIPITGLYFLACYISIRHDKHVARRRAEEDAALDAALAEPAPGANA, from the coding sequence ATGCCGAAGCTGCCGGGCAGCAAGCGCAGGGAGAATCCCGAGGCGGTAATGTCCATCGGGGAGCACCTGCGCGAGCTGCGCAACCGGCTGTTCGTCTCGGCGATCGGCGTCACCGTGATGGCGATCGTCGGCTACTTCCTCTACGACGCCGCCTACCAGTTCATCACTCACCCGGTTGAGGTGGCCAATGCCCGCGGGGCCAACCTCAACATCAACTTCTCCACCATCCTGTCCTCCTTCGACATGCGGCTGCGCATCTCCATCTGGATCGGGGTGCTGCTGTCCTCCCCGCTGTGGATCTACGAGTTCTTCGCCTACGTCGGACCCGGTATGACCCGCAAGGAGAAGGCCTACACCTGGGTCTTCGGCGTGGTCGGACTACTGCTGTTCGCCGCCGGCTGTGCCCTGGGCATGTGGATCATGCCGCACGCGGTGGTCATCCTCACCGGTTTCATCCCCAATACGGCATCCTCCACCGGCATCATGGACGCCTCGACCTACCTGTCCTTCGTGCTGCGGCTGGTGCTCGCCTTCGGCGCCGCCTTCCTGCTGCCGGAGATCATGGTGGCCCTGAACCGGCTGGGAGTGATGAAGGGGCGCACCATGCTCAAGGGCTGGCGCTGGGCGGTGGTCGGCATCTTCACCTTCATGGCCTTCGCCAACCCGCTGCCGGATCCCTGGTCGATGATCTTCATGGCCATCCCGATCACCGGCCTTTACTTCCTGGCCTGCTACATCTCCATCCGGCACGACAAGCACGTGGCCAGGCGCCGCGCCGAGGAGGATGCGGCCCTGGACGCCGCCCTGGCCGAGCCCGCCCCCGGCGCCAACGCCTGA
- the tatA gene encoding Sec-independent protein translocase subunit TatA, whose product MIKPTHIVVLLVLVLLIFGANRLPEIAGSIGKSMKVFKKEVKELREDDDAPAAQQQPQAQIPQQPQQGTYYTQPTQPGQVAPQAVPQQPVQAPQQPQQYTDGTVQQ is encoded by the coding sequence GTGATCAAGCCCACGCATATCGTCGTTCTGCTTGTCCTCGTCCTTCTCATCTTCGGTGCCAACAGGCTTCCCGAGATCGCCGGAAGCATTGGCAAGTCGATGAAGGTGTTCAAGAAGGAGGTCAAGGAGCTGCGCGAGGATGATGACGCCCCCGCCGCCCAGCAGCAGCCGCAGGCCCAGATTCCGCAGCAGCCGCAGCAGGGCACCTACTACACCCAGCCCACGCAGCCGGGGCAGGTCGCTCCGCAGGCCGTCCCGCAGCAGCCGGTGCAGGCCCCGCAGCAGCCGCAGCAGTACACGGACGGCACCGTCCAGCAGTGA
- a CDS encoding helix-turn-helix transcriptional regulator, with amino-acid sequence MARPSSTDRLVRLLALPAWVAEHDGATFAQAAAHFGVTPQTIRADVDTLWVSGLPGGMPDDLVDFSATDFEAGRLSLTQPLGLDRPVRLSRREAVSLELSLGVLAEVLADDPEAVRTLTSTRRVLRRALGAADPAEDAGDSESSDSVSRASDPGDIRNTDLPAAVDAAEPGTPSATLRAVHRALAEQRRLHLVYVSATDERSERDVDPVRLVSDGTHLTLRAWCLSARAERSFRLDRILTATVLPIPASTHRTPRGARAATAAPEAVLTLRPTGRWLTEQIPCEQVRTAPDGSLHVRVRGRDRAWLAGLLLSAGRHLLAAEPADLMAQAGAAARRALALDAEVHAQPS; translated from the coding sequence GTGGCCCGACCCAGTTCCACCGACCGGCTCGTGCGCCTGCTCGCCCTGCCGGCCTGGGTGGCCGAGCACGACGGCGCCACCTTCGCGCAGGCGGCCGCGCACTTCGGCGTCACCCCCCAGACCATTCGCGCAGACGTGGACACGCTGTGGGTCTCTGGACTACCCGGTGGCATGCCGGATGACCTGGTGGACTTCTCCGCCACCGACTTCGAGGCGGGGCGGCTGAGCCTTACCCAGCCGCTGGGCCTAGACCGGCCCGTGCGCCTGTCCCGCCGTGAGGCGGTGTCCCTGGAGCTGTCGCTGGGGGTGCTGGCCGAGGTGCTGGCCGACGATCCGGAGGCGGTCAGGACGCTGACCAGCACCCGCCGCGTGCTGCGCCGGGCGCTGGGCGCCGCTGACCCGGCAGAGGATGCGGGCGACTCGGAGAGCTCTGACAGCGTCTCCCGTGCATCCGACCCAGGTGACATACGCAACACGGACCTGCCGGCCGCGGTCGACGCCGCCGAGCCTGGTACGCCGTCCGCCACGCTCCGGGCCGTTCACCGCGCACTGGCCGAGCAACGCCGTCTGCACCTGGTCTACGTCTCCGCGACCGATGAGCGCTCCGAGCGCGACGTCGATCCGGTGCGGCTGGTCAGCGACGGCACGCACCTGACGCTGCGGGCGTGGTGCCTCTCCGCCCGCGCCGAGCGGTCCTTCCGCCTGGATCGGATACTGACGGCGACGGTACTGCCGATCCCGGCGAGCACACACCGCACGCCGCGCGGGGCGCGGGCCGCCACCGCCGCCCCCGAGGCGGTGCTCACCCTGAGGCCTACGGGACGCTGGCTCACCGAGCAGATCCCCTGCGAGCAGGTGCGTACCGCCCCGGACGGCTCCCTGCACGTACGGGTGCGGGGCCGCGACCGCGCCTGGCTGGCCGGCCTGCTGCTCTCCGCCGGAAGACACCTGCTGGCCGCGGAGCCCGCGGACCTGATGGCTCAGGCCGGTGCGGCAGCGCGGCGCGCCCTGGCCCTCGACGCCGAGGTCCACGCCCAGCCGAGCTGA
- a CDS encoding helix-turn-helix transcriptional regulator — protein MSQPAPRTDPAVPAEERQVNLLLALRNTVSGMTKAQIITTVVGYDPGGGAAADRMFERDKGVLRDLGIDVTATGQGDQARYRITDADYALPDLVLDAEQAAAVELAAAAWRSGALTPAARHALTKIRAVAAATDAVAPLRSLSIDLGSDVSGGQVPAELLTAVQERRRVSFEYASASSGRVSARVVEPHRVRMSEGAWYLDGLDLASGQKRTFRLARVLGPVSLASDAGAYVIPESPAPAPARALIAAAPGRALQLRSRALATLSAAELAAGSTPQGLEELGDGALTSLAGRLPAHWDILQVTFADRFAFAGTLAALADAVVVLAPDQLRSDVLAHLNAIALLDASPHPEEA, from the coding sequence GTGTCCCAGCCCGCGCCCCGCACCGACCCGGCCGTACCCGCCGAGGAGCGGCAGGTCAACCTGCTGCTGGCCCTGCGCAACACCGTGAGCGGTATGACCAAGGCGCAGATCATCACGACGGTTGTCGGATATGACCCCGGCGGCGGCGCTGCCGCCGACCGTATGTTCGAACGCGACAAGGGCGTACTGCGGGACCTGGGTATTGATGTCACCGCTACCGGTCAGGGCGATCAGGCCAGGTACCGCATCACCGACGCGGACTACGCGCTGCCCGACCTCGTCCTCGACGCCGAGCAGGCGGCCGCCGTCGAGCTGGCGGCGGCCGCCTGGCGCTCGGGGGCACTGACCCCCGCCGCACGGCATGCCCTGACCAAGATCCGCGCCGTCGCCGCCGCTACGGACGCCGTCGCCCCCCTGCGAAGCCTGAGCATCGACCTGGGCAGCGACGTGTCGGGCGGGCAGGTTCCCGCCGAGCTGCTCACTGCGGTACAGGAGCGGCGCCGCGTGAGCTTCGAGTACGCATCGGCCAGTTCCGGACGAGTCAGCGCTCGCGTGGTCGAGCCGCATCGCGTGCGCATGAGCGAAGGCGCCTGGTACCTGGACGGCCTGGACCTGGCATCCGGCCAGAAGCGGACCTTCCGGCTGGCACGTGTGCTCGGACCCGTGTCCCTGGCCTCCGACGCCGGCGCCTACGTGATCCCCGAGTCTCCCGCTCCAGCGCCGGCGCGGGCCCTGATAGCGGCCGCACCCGGGCGCGCGCTCCAGCTGCGCTCCCGCGCCCTAGCGACTCTTAGCGCCGCCGAGCTGGCTGCGGGCAGCACGCCGCAGGGCCTGGAGGAGCTTGGCGACGGGGCACTCACCAGCCTGGCGGGGCGGCTGCCCGCGCACTGGGACATTCTGCAGGTCACCTTCGCCGACCGCTTCGCCTTCGCGGGGACGCTGGCCGCACTGGCGGACGCCGTCGTCGTGCTGGCCCCCGATCAGCTGCGCAGCGATGTCCTTGCACATCTGAACGCGATTGCACTACTGGATGCATCCCCGCACCCCGAGGAGGCGTGA
- a CDS encoding DUF3866 family protein — translation MMWRDGNVLEVLRTWGRPGRRCAEVRARIVSAPPGATVIGDGEPCRAIAYESVTGLPEPGEWVRLEVSALARGLGTGGHAMVTARPSLLPEDPVSGGHLVKVRYMPDQVMVTGVDEQDTADHALLGAPINTLTLGGTPVVVADLHSALPAVLAGLRAQEPAAAPGVHEPRRLRVAYVMTDGGALPLPYSRTVAALQESGALVGTVSVGQAWGGDLEAVSIHNGLLAARLVLGAEVIVVTQGPGNLGTDTPWGFSGVACGDAVNAVSVLGGHPVACLRVSEADGRPRHRGVSHHSMTAYGRVALAAADVVVPELEGPLGRQVAEQAAALCGTRPQAAAHRLVEEPIAGLYEALERMQRDTGVRLSTMGRTLEQDAAAFLAAAAAGRHAARLAAARTPA, via the coding sequence ATGATGTGGCGTGACGGGAACGTGCTTGAAGTACTGCGGACCTGGGGGCGACCCGGTCGGCGCTGCGCAGAGGTCAGGGCACGTATTGTCTCGGCCCCACCGGGAGCAACGGTGATCGGCGACGGCGAACCGTGCCGGGCCATCGCCTACGAGTCGGTGACCGGCCTGCCGGAGCCCGGGGAGTGGGTGAGGCTGGAGGTGTCCGCGCTCGCCCGGGGACTGGGCACCGGCGGCCATGCGATGGTCACCGCGCGCCCAAGCCTGCTGCCGGAGGATCCCGTGTCGGGAGGGCACCTGGTCAAGGTCCGCTACATGCCCGATCAGGTCATGGTGACCGGGGTGGACGAGCAGGACACGGCGGACCATGCGCTGCTCGGCGCCCCGATCAACACCCTGACGCTCGGCGGCACGCCGGTGGTTGTCGCCGACCTGCACTCCGCCCTGCCCGCGGTGCTGGCGGGCCTGCGTGCCCAGGAGCCCGCGGCGGCGCCCGGGGTGCACGAGCCGCGGCGGCTGCGGGTGGCCTACGTGATGACCGATGGCGGCGCCCTGCCGCTGCCGTACTCGCGAACCGTTGCCGCGTTGCAGGAGTCCGGGGCGCTGGTGGGCACCGTGAGCGTCGGGCAGGCCTGGGGCGGAGACCTTGAGGCCGTGAGTATCCACAACGGGTTGCTCGCCGCCCGCCTGGTGCTGGGCGCAGAGGTGATCGTCGTCACCCAGGGGCCCGGCAATCTCGGTACCGACACGCCCTGGGGCTTCTCCGGGGTCGCCTGCGGGGACGCCGTCAATGCCGTCTCAGTGCTGGGCGGGCACCCGGTCGCCTGCCTGAGGGTTTCCGAGGCGGATGGTCGTCCCCGGCACCGGGGTGTCTCGCATCACTCAATGACCGCCTACGGGCGAGTCGCCCTGGCCGCCGCCGACGTCGTCGTCCCTGAGCTGGAGGGGCCCCTAGGGAGGCAGGTCGCAGAGCAGGCCGCGGCCCTGTGCGGTACTCGCCCGCAGGCTGCGGCGCACCGCCTGGTGGAGGAGCCGATCGCGGGGCTGTACGAAGCACTTGAGCGCATGCAGCGGGACACCGGGGTGCGGCTGAGCACCATGGGCCGCACGCTGGAGCAGGACGCCGCGGCCTTCCTGGCCGCGGCGGCGGCGGGCCGCCACGCCGCCCGCCTGGCCGCCGCCCGCACGCCCGCCTGA
- a CDS encoding phosphoribosyl-ATP diphosphatase — MKTFEDLFAELKEKAATRPAGSGTVEELDRGVHFIGKKLVEEAAESWMACEHESDEAACEELSQLLYHTQVMMLAKGYTLEDIYRYL, encoded by the coding sequence ATGAAGACTTTCGAGGACCTTTTCGCAGAGCTCAAGGAGAAGGCCGCTACCCGCCCCGCCGGGTCCGGCACGGTTGAGGAGCTCGACCGCGGTGTGCACTTCATCGGCAAGAAGCTGGTGGAGGAGGCTGCCGAGTCCTGGATGGCCTGCGAGCACGAGTCCGACGAGGCCGCCTGTGAGGAGCTCAGCCAGCTGCTGTACCACACCCAGGTGATGATGCTCGCCAAGGGGTACACGCTCGAGGACATCTACCGTTACCTGTGA